The following proteins come from a genomic window of Flavobacterium crocinum:
- a CDS encoding cbb3-type cytochrome c oxidase N-terminal domain-containing protein — protein sequence MKKFFPVYVRVPLIFFIVFGLMEYFVDSGDRAAFIKYPMVSLFLFVFLFILIAIEITLSAVNRVMYQLMTPEEKAKKEFEESLSLKESTWFKNLMQKLTKTSPIEKEGELLMDHDYDGIKELDNNLPPWWVYLFYICIIFGVIYVVRYDVLGADNQEMELKKEMAQAKIDVEEYLKTAPDLMDEKTVVLLTDDASLAAGKEIFTTNCVACHRADAGGQIGPNLTDDRWILGGGIKNLFHTITNGGRDGKGMISWKGTLKPKEIQKVASYILSLQGSNPKDPKEPEGEVWVDDSAPKTDAGAAIPTKDTTTVKK from the coding sequence ATGAAAAAATTTTTCCCAGTATATGTTAGAGTACCGTTGATTTTCTTCATCGTATTCGGTTTGATGGAGTATTTCGTAGACTCAGGTGACAGAGCAGCATTTATAAAATACCCAATGGTGTCGCTGTTTTTATTTGTCTTCTTGTTCATTTTAATTGCAATTGAGATTACGCTTAGTGCTGTAAATCGTGTCATGTATCAATTAATGACACCAGAAGAAAAAGCGAAAAAAGAATTTGAAGAAAGTTTAAGCTTAAAAGAAAGCACTTGGTTTAAAAACTTGATGCAAAAGCTGACCAAAACATCACCAATTGAAAAAGAAGGTGAGCTTTTAATGGATCATGATTATGACGGAATCAAAGAGCTTGACAACAATTTACCGCCTTGGTGGGTCTATTTATTCTATATCTGTATCATTTTCGGAGTTATTTATGTAGTTCGTTATGATGTTTTAGGAGCCGATAATCAGGAAATGGAACTGAAAAAAGAAATGGCTCAGGCAAAAATTGATGTGGAAGAGTATCTGAAAACTGCTCCAGATTTAATGGATGAAAAAACAGTTGTTTTGCTTACAGATGATGCAAGTTTAGCGGCAGGAAAAGAAATCTTCACCACAAACTGTGTAGCCTGCCACAGAGCAGATGCAGGAGGACAAATCGGACCAAACCTAACAGATGACCGTTGGATTTTAGGAGGAGGAATTAAAAATCTTTTCCACACGATTACAAACGGAGGCCGAGATGGTAAAGGTATGATTTCATGGAAAGGAACCTTAAAGCCAAAAGAAATTCAGAAAGTAGCAAGTTACATTCTGTCATTACAAGGAAGTAATCCAAAAGATCCAAAAGAACCGGAAGGAGAAGTTTGGGTTGATGACAGTGCTCCCAAAACAGATGCAGGAGCAGCTATACCTACTAAAGATACCACAACAGTAAAAAAATAA
- a CDS encoding heavy metal translocating P-type ATPase, which produces MREQSCFHCGLTIEQNEEIDFDDKKFCCAGCKTVYEIFSSNNLTSYYDFEKSPGATPQDIAGKYDFLDNEAILSKVLEFQEGNTAIVSLNIPHIHCSSCIWILENLNRLQPGISISQVNFHEKRVRITFNSDTVSLKEIVYLLSSIGYEPYISLENYETGKTKVDRSLTYKLGVAFFCFGNIMLLSFPEYFEMKEFWLDSYKPFFRLLIFLLALPSFLYSASGYYISAYHSIRTRMLNIDIPIALGIIVMFVRSTYDMLMDHGPGFFDSLASLVFFMLLGKMFQTKTYSFLSFERDFKSYFPIAVTKINKDASEDNVAIYDVVKGDRLLIRNQELIPVDGILISESADIDYSFVTGEAIPITKKSGDKVFAGGKQIGKVIEMEVLHSVSQSYLTQLWSNEIFQKKVDQKHKTITDAISRYFTPILLLIAFAGFGYWISIDANIAFNVFTAVLIVACPCALALTAPFTFGNILRILGKKKFYLKNAVVIEQLAKVDTIVFDKTGTITTNKKSNILYEGNFISDEKSILIKNVLRASNHPLSRMLYDFLPETKRVNVSEFQEITGKGILAVAENKEIKIGSGQFVDNLVSDGSEIEKTALHIKIDRVYFGKFVFQNQYREGLETLFSKLNKDYEIKVLSGDNDGERANLEAILPKNTELVFNQKPDQKLEFIKKLQEKGKNVMMVGDGLNDAGALAQSNVGISISENVNVFSPACDAILDASEFSRLDYFLKLSHKAIFIIKMSFGLSLLYNVIGLAFAVTGNLLPLVAAIIMPLSTITIVSFVTFMSNYFSNSNLE; this is translated from the coding sequence ATGAGGGAGCAAAGTTGTTTTCATTGTGGTTTAACTATTGAACAAAATGAAGAAATTGATTTTGATGATAAAAAGTTTTGTTGTGCCGGCTGTAAAACAGTGTATGAAATTTTCAGCAGCAACAATTTAACCTCTTATTATGATTTCGAAAAATCGCCTGGTGCCACACCACAGGACATTGCAGGGAAATACGATTTTTTAGATAATGAAGCCATACTTTCAAAAGTATTGGAGTTTCAGGAAGGAAACACGGCTATTGTTTCTTTAAATATTCCGCATATCCATTGCAGTTCTTGTATTTGGATTTTAGAAAACCTAAACCGATTACAGCCTGGAATTAGCATTTCTCAGGTTAATTTCCATGAAAAAAGAGTTCGAATTACGTTCAATTCAGATACTGTTTCTTTAAAAGAAATCGTGTATCTGTTGAGCTCAATTGGTTACGAACCTTACATCAGTTTAGAAAATTATGAAACTGGAAAAACAAAAGTTGACAGAAGTTTAACCTATAAATTGGGTGTTGCCTTTTTCTGTTTTGGAAATATCATGCTGCTTTCGTTTCCGGAATATTTCGAAATGAAGGAATTCTGGTTAGATAGCTACAAACCGTTTTTCAGATTATTGATATTTCTTTTAGCACTGCCAAGTTTCTTATATTCTGCAAGCGGCTATTATATTTCGGCTTATCACAGCATTCGAACAAGAATGTTAAATATCGATATTCCAATTGCGTTGGGGATTATTGTGATGTTTGTTCGAAGTACTTACGATATGCTTATGGATCACGGACCTGGTTTCTTTGACAGTTTAGCCAGTTTGGTGTTCTTTATGCTTTTAGGGAAAATGTTCCAAACTAAAACCTATAGTTTTTTGAGTTTTGAAAGAGATTTTAAATCTTATTTTCCAATTGCTGTTACCAAAATCAATAAAGATGCTTCAGAAGATAATGTTGCGATTTACGATGTTGTAAAAGGAGATCGTTTATTGATTCGTAATCAGGAATTAATCCCGGTTGATGGTATTTTAATCAGTGAAAGCGCCGATATTGATTATAGTTTCGTGACCGGAGAAGCTATTCCAATTACCAAAAAATCAGGAGATAAGGTTTTTGCTGGCGGGAAACAGATTGGAAAAGTAATCGAAATGGAAGTTTTGCATTCGGTTTCCCAAAGTTATTTAACTCAATTGTGGAGTAACGAAATCTTTCAGAAAAAAGTAGATCAAAAACACAAGACCATTACAGATGCAATAAGCCGTTATTTTACCCCTATTTTATTGCTAATTGCATTTGCTGGTTTTGGTTATTGGATTTCTATCGATGCTAATATTGCTTTTAATGTTTTTACAGCGGTTTTAATTGTGGCTTGTCCATGTGCATTGGCACTTACAGCTCCGTTTACTTTTGGTAATATTTTGAGAATTTTAGGAAAGAAGAAATTCTATCTCAAAAATGCTGTTGTTATTGAACAATTAGCCAAAGTTGACACGATTGTTTTCGATAAAACAGGAACCATTACAACCAATAAAAAATCAAATATTTTATATGAAGGAAATTTTATTTCTGATGAAAAAAGTATTTTGATTAAGAATGTTTTACGTGCGTCAAATCATCCGTTGAGCCGAATGTTGTATGATTTTCTACCCGAAACAAAAAGAGTTAACGTTTCTGAATTTCAGGAGATTACAGGGAAAGGAATTTTGGCTGTTGCCGAAAATAAAGAAATTAAAATTGGTTCTGGACAATTTGTGGATAATTTGGTTTCTGATGGTTCAGAAATTGAAAAAACAGCTTTACATATTAAAATTGATAGAGTTTATTTCGGAAAATTTGTTTTCCAAAACCAATATAGGGAAGGACTGGAAACACTTTTTTCAAAACTGAATAAAGACTACGAAATCAAAGTGCTTTCCGGAGATAATGATGGAGAAAGAGCCAATCTTGAAGCCATTCTCCCTAAAAACACTGAATTAGTATTCAATCAAAAACCAGATCAGAAACTCGAATTCATAAAAAAACTGCAGGAGAAAGGAAAGAATGTCATGATGGTTGGAGACGGTTTGAACGATGCCGGAGCTTTGGCACAAAGTAATGTCGGAATTTCGATTTCGGAGAATGTAAATGTCTTTTCACCGGCTTGCGATGCTATTTTAGACGCTTCTGAATTTTCACGTTTAGACTACTTTTTAAAGCTTTCACATAAGGCGATTTTTATCATCAAGATGAGTTTTGGTTTATCATTGCTCTACAACGTTATTGGATTGGCATTTGCGGTCACAGGAAACCTTCTTCCGCTTGTTGCTGCGATCATTATGCCGTTGAGTACAATTACCATAGTCAGTTTCGTTACTTTTATGTCTAACTATTTCAGTAATAGTAATTTAGAATAG
- a CDS encoding CcoQ/FixQ family Cbb3-type cytochrome c oxidase assembly chaperone, whose translation MFEQIKHNMETISGVELYPIISLLIFFFFFVGLGFWVFSYRKDKIQEMSSIPLDEGLVVITKEI comes from the coding sequence ATGTTCGAACAAATAAAACACAATATGGAAACAATATCGGGTGTAGAATTATACCCGATTATTTCCCTCTTGATTTTCTTCTTCTTCTTTGTAGGATTAGGCTTTTGGGTATTCTCTTATAGAAAAGACAAAATTCAGGAAATGAGTAGTATTCCTTTAGATGAAGGGCTTGTTGTAATTACAAAAGAGATATAA
- a CDS encoding DUF5606 family protein: protein MNLTKILAISGKPGLYELKVQTRTGFVAESLIDGKKITVNLKSNVSLLSEISIYTYEGEKPLTEVMQQIAVKENKGQAISHKEDNATLAAYFKEILPTYDEERVYPSDIKKVLSWYNTLQAKGLVTDLAPAAEEPKEEAPVAEEKPKKAPAAKKAKAKKEE, encoded by the coding sequence ATGAATTTAACGAAAATTTTAGCCATTTCAGGAAAACCAGGTTTATACGAATTGAAAGTTCAAACTCGTACAGGTTTTGTGGCGGAATCATTAATTGATGGGAAGAAGATTACTGTAAATCTAAAAAGCAATGTAAGTTTATTGTCTGAAATTTCGATTTATACTTATGAAGGTGAAAAACCGTTAACTGAAGTAATGCAGCAAATTGCCGTTAAAGAGAACAAAGGACAAGCGATTTCTCATAAAGAAGATAATGCTACTTTAGCTGCTTATTTCAAAGAAATTCTTCCAACTTATGACGAAGAAAGAGTATATCCATCTGACATCAAAAAAGTATTAAGCTGGTACAACACGCTTCAGGCTAAAGGTTTGGTAACAGATTTAGCTCCGGCTGCTGAAGAGCCAAAAGAAGAAGCTCCGGTTGCTGAAGAAAAACCTAAAAAAGCTCCGGCTGCTAAAAAAGCAAAAGCGAAAAAAGAAGAATAG
- the ccoN gene encoding cytochrome-c oxidase, cbb3-type subunit I produces the protein MEMEQFYYDNKIVKKFIYATILFGVVGMLVGLTLAVMYLFPNITDGISWLSYGRLRPLHTNAVIFAFVGNAFFAGMYYSMQRLLKARMFSDFLSNLHFWGWQLIIVAAAITLPLGYTSSKEYAELEWPIDIAIALIWVVMGINMIGTMLRRRERHLYVAIWFYLATFVTVAVLHIFNNIEIPVSGLKSYSVYAGVQDALVQWWYGHNAVAFFLTTPFLGLMYYFVPKIANRPVYSYRLSIIHFWSLIFIYIWAGPHHLLYSALPNWAQNLGVAFSVMLIAPSWGGMINGLLTLRGAWDKVREEPVLKFFVVAITGYGMATFEGPMLSLKNVNAIAHYTDWIVAHVHVGALAWNGFMSFAIIYWLIPRMTKTDLFSKKLANFHFWIGTLGIIVYTIPLYVAGFQQASMWKQFNPDGTLTYGNFLETVTAIMPMYWMRAIGGTLYLVGMLTLVYNIIMTVRQGSPVEDELAQAPALQRISSGRVRGEKFHSWLERKPIQLTILATIAILIGGIIQIVPTIMVKSNIPTISSVKPYTPLELEGRDLYIREGCVGCHSQSVRPFRSEVERYGVQSKAGEFVYDHPFLWGSKRTGPDLLRVGGKYNDNWHFNHMWNPQSTSAGSIMPGYKWLFDNKPLDISLTQKKMQAMITLGVPYTPEDVANAEKTLRTQAVKIEKSLESDPDFVKSYEDSKKKAAAKGEQFVPMNEREIVALIAYIQRLGTDIKVKETK, from the coding sequence ATGGAAATGGAACAGTTTTATTACGACAACAAAATTGTAAAAAAATTCATTTACGCCACAATACTCTTTGGAGTTGTGGGTATGTTAGTGGGGCTTACCCTTGCGGTAATGTACCTTTTTCCCAACATCACAGATGGGATCTCGTGGCTTAGCTACGGCCGTTTAAGACCATTACACACCAACGCTGTTATTTTTGCCTTTGTGGGTAATGCCTTCTTTGCCGGAATGTATTATTCTATGCAGAGATTATTAAAAGCCAGAATGTTTAGTGATTTTTTAAGTAATCTTCATTTCTGGGGCTGGCAGTTGATTATTGTGGCTGCTGCAATTACACTTCCGTTAGGTTATACTTCTTCTAAAGAATATGCAGAATTAGAATGGCCAATCGATATTGCAATTGCTTTAATCTGGGTGGTAATGGGAATCAACATGATTGGTACCATGTTACGCCGTAGAGAGCGTCACTTGTACGTAGCAATCTGGTTTTATCTGGCAACATTTGTAACAGTAGCAGTATTACACATTTTTAACAATATCGAAATTCCAGTTTCCGGTTTAAAAAGTTATTCTGTTTATGCTGGGGTTCAGGATGCATTAGTACAATGGTGGTACGGACATAACGCGGTTGCATTTTTCCTAACTACTCCGTTTTTAGGATTGATGTACTATTTTGTACCAAAGATTGCCAACAGACCTGTTTATTCTTATAGATTATCAATTATCCACTTTTGGTCTTTAATCTTTATCTATATCTGGGCGGGGCCTCACCACTTATTATATTCTGCATTGCCAAACTGGGCACAGAATTTAGGAGTAGCTTTCTCAGTAATGTTAATTGCTCCATCTTGGGGAGGTATGATTAATGGACTTTTAACGCTAAGAGGTGCTTGGGATAAAGTTCGTGAAGAACCAGTTTTAAAATTCTTTGTAGTAGCAATTACAGGATACGGAATGGCAACGTTTGAAGGGCCGATGCTTTCTCTTAAAAATGTAAATGCTATTGCACACTATACAGACTGGATCGTAGCCCACGTACACGTTGGAGCTTTAGCTTGGAATGGTTTTATGTCATTTGCGATTATATATTGGTTGATTCCACGAATGACAAAAACAGATTTGTTCTCTAAGAAATTGGCAAACTTCCATTTCTGGATTGGTACTTTAGGGATTATCGTTTATACAATTCCGTTATATGTAGCTGGTTTTCAACAAGCTTCTATGTGGAAACAATTTAATCCAGATGGAACTTTAACTTACGGTAACTTCCTTGAAACCGTAACGGCTATTATGCCAATGTATTGGATGAGAGCTATTGGTGGTACTTTGTACTTAGTAGGTATGCTGACATTGGTTTATAACATCATAATGACAGTTAGACAAGGTTCGCCAGTGGAAGACGAATTAGCTCAGGCTCCTGCTTTACAAAGAATCAGCAGCGGAAGAGTAAGAGGAGAGAAATTCCACTCTTGGTTAGAAAGAAAACCAATCCAATTGACAATTCTGGCTACAATCGCCATTTTAATTGGAGGTATCATTCAGATTGTACCAACGATTATGGTAAAATCAAATATCCCGACAATTTCAAGTGTAAAACCATATACGCCGTTAGAATTGGAAGGACGTGATTTATACATCAGAGAAGGTTGTGTGGGTTGTCACTCACAGTCAGTTCGTCCATTTAGAAGTGAAGTAGAACGTTATGGAGTGCAGTCAAAAGCTGGAGAATTTGTTTACGATCATCCATTCTTGTGGGGATCAAAACGTACAGGTCCGGATTTATTAAGAGTTGGTGGTAAATACAATGATAACTGGCACTTTAATCATATGTGGAATCCGCAAAGTACATCTGCCGGATCAATTATGCCAGGTTACAAATGGTTATTTGACAACAAACCTCTTGATATTTCTCTAACACAAAAGAAAATGCAGGCTATGATTACTTTAGGTGTACCATATACTCCTGAAGATGTTGCGAATGCTGAGAAAACTTTAAGAACTCAGGCTGTTAAAATAGAGAAGAGTTTAGAAAGCGATCCTGACTTTGTAAAAAGTTATGAAGACAGCAAGAAAAAAGCGGCTGCAAAAGGAGAGCAATTCGTTCCAATGAACGAAAGAGAAATCGTTGCTTTGATTGCCTACATTCAAAGACTTGGTACTGATATTAAAGTAAAAGAAACGAAATAA
- the mazG gene encoding nucleoside triphosphate pyrophosphohydrolase, giving the protein MNRENQLKAFERLLNIMDELREQCPWDKKQTLQTLRHLTIEETYELGDAILDNDLNEVKKELGDLLLHIVFYAKIGSETNDFDIADVCNEICDKLIHRHPHIYGDVKVENEEEVKQNWEKLKLKEGKKSVLEGVPKSLPALVKASRIQDKVKGVGFDWEEPHQVWDKVQEELQELQDEVKSGNQDKIEDEFGDVLFSMINYARFLKVNPEDALERTNKKFIKRFQYLESKAGELGKSLSDMTLSEMDVFWNEAKKL; this is encoded by the coding sequence ATGAATAGAGAAAACCAGTTAAAAGCGTTTGAAAGACTACTAAACATCATGGATGAACTTCGTGAACAATGTCCGTGGGACAAAAAACAAACCCTGCAGACATTAAGACATTTAACAATCGAAGAAACTTACGAACTGGGAGATGCTATTCTGGATAATGATTTAAATGAAGTTAAAAAAGAATTAGGTGATTTACTCTTGCATATTGTTTTTTATGCTAAAATAGGCAGTGAAACAAACGATTTTGATATTGCTGATGTCTGCAATGAAATCTGTGATAAGCTCATTCATCGTCATCCTCATATTTATGGAGATGTAAAAGTAGAGAATGAAGAAGAAGTCAAACAAAACTGGGAGAAATTAAAACTAAAAGAAGGAAAGAAATCCGTTTTGGAAGGCGTTCCAAAAAGTCTTCCGGCTTTAGTAAAAGCGAGCAGAATTCAGGACAAAGTAAAGGGTGTAGGTTTTGACTGGGAAGAACCTCATCAGGTTTGGGATAAAGTACAAGAGGAATTGCAAGAACTGCAAGACGAAGTCAAATCCGGAAATCAGGATAAAATTGAAGACGAATTTGGAGACGTTTTGTTTTCTATGATTAATTATGCCCGATTTTTAAAAGTAAATCCAGAAGACGCATTAGAAAGAACCAATAAAAAATTCATTAAACGATTTCAATACTTAGAAAGTAAAGCAGGCGAATTAGGAAAATCTTTATCAGATATGACGCTTAGCGAAATGGATGTTTTTTGGAATGAAGCCAAAAAGCTTTAA
- the def gene encoding peptide deformylase → MILPIVGYGDPVLRKVGQDITPEYPNLKETIANMYETMYNAYGVGLAAPQVGLPIRLFVIDTTPFSDDEDLPSEEQKDLKGFKKTFINAKIVKEEGEEWGFNEGCLSIPDVREDVYRKPTVTIEYCEEDFVMKTEVFDGLIARVIQHEYDHIEGILFTDKISSLKKRLIQKKLKNITEGKTFQEYRMKFFAAKKGR, encoded by the coding sequence ATGATTTTACCAATTGTAGGATACGGTGATCCTGTTTTAAGAAAAGTAGGGCAGGACATTACGCCGGAATATCCAAACCTAAAAGAAACGATCGCAAATATGTACGAGACGATGTATAATGCGTACGGAGTTGGGCTTGCGGCACCGCAGGTTGGACTGCCAATTCGTTTGTTTGTTATTGATACAACACCTTTTAGTGATGATGAGGATCTTCCTTCAGAGGAACAAAAAGATTTGAAAGGGTTTAAAAAGACTTTCATCAATGCTAAAATCGTAAAAGAAGAAGGAGAAGAGTGGGGTTTTAATGAAGGATGTTTGAGTATTCCGGATGTGCGTGAAGATGTTTACAGAAAACCAACTGTAACAATAGAATACTGTGAAGAAGATTTTGTAATGAAAACTGAAGTGTTTGATGGTTTAATTGCAAGAGTAATTCAGCACGAGTATGACCATATTGAGGGGATTTTATTTACAGATAAAATTTCGTCTCTTAAAAAACGTTTAATCCAAAAGAAACTTAAAAATATTACTGAAGGTAAAACGTTTCAGGAATATAGAATGAAGTTTTTTGCGGCCAAAAAAGGAAGATAA
- a CDS encoding Crp/Fnr family transcriptional regulator — MNKCDQCIVRQLSSLKALNKEEVIKLASSKTTYKIKKGEAIFEEGEVTNGVFCVKDGVGKLSKLSANGKDQIVKLVKSGELLGQRSMISNEPANLTAKAIADMEVCFIPKAEIINFFNSNNQFSLNMMQSVCEDLKESENEKIALVQKTVKQRLAETLLQLHEAFGEDTDKTLKVQLTREELAGIIGTATESCIRLLSDFNKSELIELVGKKIMLKNVRALKKLAEN; from the coding sequence ATGAATAAATGTGATCAATGCATTGTACGCCAGCTTAGCTCTTTAAAAGCCCTTAACAAAGAAGAAGTTATAAAATTAGCCAGCAGTAAAACCACTTACAAAATTAAAAAAGGAGAAGCCATTTTTGAAGAAGGCGAAGTAACCAATGGAGTATTTTGTGTGAAAGACGGTGTTGGTAAACTCTCCAAATTGAGTGCAAACGGAAAAGACCAAATTGTAAAATTGGTAAAATCCGGAGAACTTCTTGGCCAACGTTCAATGATTAGCAATGAACCGGCAAACTTAACAGCCAAAGCGATTGCAGACATGGAAGTTTGTTTTATTCCGAAAGCCGAAATCATCAATTTCTTTAACAGCAACAATCAGTTTTCTTTAAATATGATGCAGTCTGTCTGCGAAGATTTAAAAGAATCTGAAAACGAGAAAATTGCTTTGGTTCAGAAAACTGTGAAACAAAGACTGGCTGAAACTTTACTTCAATTACACGAAGCTTTTGGAGAAGATACAGATAAAACCCTGAAAGTTCAACTGACAAGAGAAGAACTTGCAGGAATTATTGGTACTGCAACCGAAAGCTGCATTCGTTTATTATCTGATTTTAACAAATCAGAATTGATTGAATTGGTTGGTAAAAAGATTATGCTTAAAAATGTTCGTGCTTTAAAGAAACTAGCCGAAAATTAA
- the ccoS gene encoding cbb3-type cytochrome oxidase assembly protein CcoS, which produces MSVIYLLISVSIFVAICFFIAFIIAVKSGQYDDDYTPSVRILFDDETKIISQNNNSPIEEKQV; this is translated from the coding sequence ATGAGTGTTATTTATCTTTTAATTTCAGTAAGTATTTTCGTAGCAATTTGTTTCTTCATTGCTTTCATTATTGCTGTCAAATCTGGCCAGTACGACGACGATTATACACCTTCAGTCAGAATTCTTTTTGACGATGAGACCAAAATTATTTCCCAAAATAATAATTCACCAATCGAAGAAAAACAAGTATAA